TCTATTGAACGCCATTATCAACGCCATTCTACCTTGCTGGTAATGATTCCTAAACGCTCTGAACGACTCTCTCAGTGCTGTCATCTTTGCTTCTTTTGGGCTTTTGTCGCCCTTAAGCAGGCAGAGACCTGCCCTCAGATCTCTGCCTGGTCTGTGTATTGGGGCAGTGTTCTACTTATTTCCAGCCCACCCGGTCTACGAGTTTAACCACCTCGGGGTTATTGCGGCCGTAGGCAGACACATTCACCTCGTCTACCTTGAAGTCCCCTAGTTCGGCTACGACTGGATCGATGTCAACGCCCTCCACCACAGGATATTCGTTATTGCCTTCGGCAAAGATCTGCTGGGCTTCGGGGGTGACCAGGAACTCTAGAAATGCGATCGCATTTTCCCGATTCGGTGCATTCACCAATACCCCGGCTCCGCTGATATTGACGTGGGTACCGCGCCCCTCCTGGTTCGGGAAGAATACGGCCGTTGCTTCCGTCGCCGCCTGATTTTCCGGGGCATCTGACTTAGCCATGCGGGCCCAGTAGTAGTGATTGACGATGGCCACATCGCACTGGCCAGCCGCCACCGCTTTAATCTGATCCGTATCACCCCCTTCCGGTGGCCGGGCCAAATTACTGACCAGCCCCTCGGCCCAGGCCTCGGTGGCCTCTAACCCCTTAGACTCAACCATGGAGCCTAAGAGCGACTGATTGTAAATGTTATTGGAACTGCGAATACAGACCCGGCCCTCCCATTCCGGCTCAGCCAGGGCCTCATAGGTCGATAATTCCGAGGGATCGACGGCCTCGGTGTTGTAGACAATTACCCGGGCCCGCTTGGTGAGGCCGAACCAAAGATTATCGGGATGCTGCAAATTCTCAGGGACCGCGGACTCTAACACCGCCGACTCAATGGATTGAAACAGCTCTTCCTGCTCCGCTCGCCAGAGCCGCCCGGCGTCTACCGTCATCAGGATATCGGCGGGGCTATTGGCGCCTTCGTTTTTAATCCGCTCGATCAGTTCATCAGCGTCCCCTTCAATCAAATTGACCTCAATCCCGGTCTCTTCTGTGAAGCGCTCATAGAGGATGTCGTCAGTATCGTAATGCCGCGATGAGTACACATTGACTTCTCCTGCCGCCACTGGGGCGCTATCAGCGGCGACTTCCGGAGTAGGTTCCGTGACCGTCTCCGTTGACTGACCGCAGGCGGCTACTGCGAGGACAGCAGCGCTTGCAACTGCCGCCGCAAACTTCCGTCGAGTCCATTTCATGGCGAGGATGACACTCCTTTTAGAACATGAATCTTTGCAAAATGAATCTTTGCAAATTAGTCTTTTGGCAGTTAATGAAAATTGTTCTTAAAAACTCTAATCGAGTGTAATACGATGCATCGGAACTCTGTCAAGATCTGCTGGTAAAACTCAACTGCAATGTCTCTGCTGCCAGAGAGTTTTAGACCTAATGACCTTCGTCCTAGTTGCTGGCTCCAGCCCAGCCGATGAGTCTTGGCGCCGTAGCTGGAAGCCTGTCGGTGGGGCTTAGCTGTCATCATTGGCGTCTGTCAAGTAGCCGAGATCATCTTGCTAGGGCGAGCCTTTCCGGTACAGTGACGGCAAGATCCGTAGGTTTTCAGCGTGTCCTACGGCCAAGTTTGCTTCCACGATTTCCGCGCTGTCAGTAGAGAGATTAGGATGGATAGACCCGATTCAGATACTTTCTCCCAGGACCCCGATGTGACCTTAGGGCCTAGCTATGCTGAGCTAGGGCCATCCCAGCGGCGACAGCGCCTGCAGGATTTGGCTCAGGTCTTTTTTCGTTTGGGCCTGATTGCCTTCGGTGGCCCCGCCGCCCACATCGCCATGATGGATGACGAAGTGGTGAAGCGGCGACAATGGCTGAGCCGGGAAAAGCTGCTGGATTTGATTGGGGTGACTAATTTAATCCCTGGCCCCAATTCAACCGAACTGGCTATCCACATCGGGTATGAACGGGGCGGTTGGCCCGGGCTGATGGTAGCTGGCAGTTGCTTTATTCTGCCCGCCATGGTGATGGTGTGGATCTTGGCGGCGGTTTACAGGCAGTATCAGACTCTTCCCCAGGCGGAATGGCTGCTCTATGGCATCAAGCCGGTGATTATCGCCGTCATTCTGCAGGCCCTGATTAAGTTGGGCAAGAAGGCCATTAAGGATGTCCCGACAACCCTGGTTGCGATCGCAGTCATTGCCGCCTTTTTCCTCAACATCAACGAAATCCTATTGCTGGTACTGGCTGGTCTAGCGGTCATGGTAGTGAAAAATCTGGGCCGGAATTCCATGGCCCTGCTCTTGCCCTGCTCTGGTGCTGTCGCCCAAACCGGCGGCACCGCAGCCACAGCAGCCACGGTAGCCACCAGCGCTAGTGGCCTGCAGGTGTTTCTGTTTTTCCTGAAAATTGGCTGTGTGCTCTACGGCAGTGGTTATGTGCTGCTGGCCTTTTTGCAGCGAGATCTGGTGGAACGGTTGGGCTGGCTGACCTCTCAAGAACTGCTCGATGCCATCGCCATCGGTCAGTTTACACCCGGTCCTGTGTTTACCACGGCCACCTTTGTAGGCTATTTATTGGCTGGACATATTGGTGCGATCGCAGGCACCATTGGCATCTTTCTGCCGGCCTTTTTGTTAGTAGGGCTGATCAACCCCTGGGTCCCGAAACTGCGACAGTCTCGCTGGTTCAGCGCCTTCTTAGACGGCGTCAATGCCGCCTCCCTGGGCCTGATGGCCGTGGTTACCTACACCCTGGGACGGGCAGCCATTATTGATTGGGTTACGATCGTCCTAGCAGTCCTGGCCGTGATTGCCGTCTTCCGATTTAAGCTCAACTCGGCCTGGATCGTCTTAGCAGGGGGCGTCTTGGGTCTGTTGGCACAACAGTTTCTCGGGTAGGCTACCCCGCTTCGACCTGACCTATGGCTCCCTGGCCTTTCCCCTGGTGCTGTTGCCCTACATTGCCGCCATGTCTGCTGCTCTGCCCAGCGAGGAAACCTATCTGATCCTAGGGGCTGGATTCGTGGGACTGGGTATGGCTCAGGCCCTTAAGTCTGCTGGAATTCCCTACGACCAGGTAGATGCCAGTGACGACATCGGCGGCAACTGGTACCACGGCGTCTATGAGACTGCCCACATCATTTCTTCCCACACCATCACCCAATTCAGCCACTATCCCATGCCGGCTGACTATCCAGACTTTCCCAGTGCCCGACAGATGTGGGAGTATCTGCAAGCCTTTGCCGATCGGTTTCAGCTGCGCTCTGCCATTGAACTCAATCGCACCGTCCAGGAGGTGCGCCCGGTTGACCATAACCGTTGGGCCGTCACCTTCGCCAATGGGGAGCAGCGACGCTACAAAGGAGTCTTGCTGTGCAACGGCCACCACTGGGACAAACGAATGCCCGAGTTCGTGGGGCAGTTCGACGGCGATATTATCCATGCTAAGGACTATAAACGACCAGAGCAGCTGCGAGGGCGGCAAGTGCTAGTGATTGGCGGCGGTAACTCGGGGTGTGATATTGCCGCCGAAGCCGCTCGGGTGGGAGCCAAGTGTGTGCTTAGCCTGCGGCAATCGGTGTGGTTTATTCCCAAGACCTTTGCCGGGATTCCCGTGGCCGACCTGCCGCGCTGGTGGATGCCAGAGTGGCTGCAACGGTGGCTAACCTACGGGATCATTCGCCTCAGCTTCGGCCGCCACCAAGACTATGGCCTCCCTACCCCCACTTATCGCTTGTTTGAGAAACATCCCACCCTCAACGATGAGGTGCCCTATTACCTGAAACATGGTCGGATTATCTTCAAACCGGCTGTGCAGCAATTGCAGGGGGACAGGGTTCGCTTCAGCGACGGCAGCACTGAGACCATCGACCTGATCATCTGTGCCACGGGGTATCATCTCAGCTATCCCTTTCTACCGCCACAACTGCAGCGAGTACAGGGGGCTAAGATGCAGTGCTACGGTGGCGCTTTCTTGGACGACTACAAGGGCCTCTACTTCATTGGCTGGGGACAGGCTCGCGGTGGCGTGGGCTCCCTAATTTCGGCCTATGGACCGGTGTTTACCCAGTTACTGCGGCTCCAGGATGAGATTTCAGTGCCCCTGGGCTTGGTGTTTAAGCAACTGGGACAGCAACTGCCCCAAACCCATTTGAGTGATCCCCAACGGGTCTTCCGGCAGTTGGCTCTGCTCCGCCTGGGCTTTCGCTGGCTGCGGTATCAGGCTCACCGCATCGATCGTCGCCATGGCCCGTTTCAGAATCGGCCCCTGGAGCCCTAGAGGGTGAGAGCGGAGGACGGAAAAGGGGGGATGGGGGAATGGGGGGATGGGGTGTATAGCCTAACGGCATTCAAGAAAGGCGGAGCCTGCCCGCAGGGCTTAGGGGTGATGGGGAGGTGCAGCAAAAGGCAGAAAGCAGAGGGCAGAAGATGGCCGCCGGGCAGATTGGTAGATTCAGGCTAGTGCTGCTGGAGCCGGACACACCAGATTTAGCCACTGCTCGCCATTGGGATGACGGCAGCGCAGATAATGAGCATGCAGATGGTAGCCGACGTCGCCAGGAACTGGCAGGGTATCGGCTGCGGTGGTCAGGCGGGGATGGCCGCCGGGCAGATAGAGGGGATCCCCCAGGAGGGGGTAGCCCGCTGCAGCTAATTGAATGCGAGTCTGCCACTGGGCTGGGCTGGAATGGCGGTAGCGCTGACTGTAATAGTCCAGTAGGGATTGACCAACGGCATCTGCTGGCACTCGCTCGTGATACGTCCAGCCCTGGTTCATGGCGGTGGCTGACAGCGTCTATGCTCCCTATCCTGCCATTTTGGTCCTTGACCCTAACGTTTTTCCTCAATTCTGTGCCATAGTCCCTGGCGACCGGTATCTTGACTCCAGAAGTATCCCCCTCAATGCCCTCTGCGGCCAGATTGTTCTCTGCCAGATGTACACCGCATGATTGATACCGTACGGGTGGCCTTGGCTACGGCCACGCTGCTAACGACCAGTAGCCTCATCGCACCAGTCCAGGCCAATCCTGACTGTAGGGCTAACTGCCGTTCCGACCAGATCCAGGTCACGCCTGGCGATCCGGTGGCCATTGAGGTGATCAACCAAACCTCGGTGCCGGTTCAGGTAGAACAGGTGCCCATGATCGCCCCGGCCCGCCTCTCTCCGGGGGAAACCCTATGGCTCGACTTTGGCTGGGGCACGAAGCCCAATATTTCCATTGTCTTCTGGAGCGAGACAGAGCAGCCCCTCAAGGCCTACCTGTTTCGCCCCGAGGACACCAGCCTGCGGATTCAGATTCGTCCCTTTGCCTATGGCCCCAGCGATCGCTCCGTCGATATCCTGGACGATGGCCGGGTGCTGATTTATTGAGCAGGGGCCTATCCCCATTGCCCCAGACGACCGATTACTATAGTGCAAGTGATCTATTTGCCTTGGGTTGGGAGCGATATCAGCCCACCCTTGCCAGCTAGACAAGGACCGCTAAGATGGAGCCCAATGTCCTGACTAGGGGCATAGAACACCAATGGTGCGATCGCAAGTGAGGATCATGGCCGACGCCGCAACTGCAGATAAAACTTCCCCGGACTCATCCCCAGACATCACGATGCCGCAGCAGCGGTGGCAGATCCAGCCGGCTCCACTAAACGTCCCTCAGGCCCTGACCCAACTGACGGGCTACCCCCCCTACTGGCCCAGGTGCTGATTCAACGTCACCTAGAGACCCCAGACCAAGTCCTAGAATTTCTAGACCCGAAACCCAGCAACTCCCCTCCCCTTTAGGGGAATTCCCTGACCTCAGCCAGAGCCTCGACATCCTGGTCACCGCCCATTGAGAACCGTCAGAAAATTGCCATCTGCGGTGACTAACCAACCCGATGGCAATGACCAGCACGGCGCTACTGTTGCGCGCCCTGCGGTTTTTGGGGGCCAACGTCGACTACGCCATCCCCAGCCGCATGCAAGAAGGGTATGGTATCAACGAGCGCATCGTCGATGAATTCTATGCTGACGGCGTGGCCGTCATTTTAACTGTCGACAACGGCATCGCCGCGGTGGCTCCCAACCCCCCGCCGCCCCAACCAAGCCTATCGGCAACCGCAACCAATCATCACCACGATGTCCCGGAGACAATTCCCCCAGCCCATGCCATCCTTAACCCTAAGTTGATTCGACCAGACTCTCCCTATCGTGGCATCGCCGGAGTCGGGGTTGCCTATATCTTGGCGGTCTGCCTGGCCCAAGCCCGGGGCCAGACTCAAGATCTCACCGCCCCCCTGCTGGAACTCTTTACCCTGGGCACCATCGCCGATCTCGCTCCCTTGGTGGGGGTGAATCGCCGCTGGGTCAGGCGGGGCCTGAAGCTCCTGCCCCGCTCTCGGATTCTGGGGGTGCAGGCCCTGATTCAAGTGGCCGGTCTCGGGGAGGAGGAGAAGGCGCTGAAGCCAGAAGACATCGGCTTTCGGTTAGGCCCACGCATCAACGCCGTGGGTCGCATTAGCGATCCTCAGATCGTGATCGAGATGCTGACCACAGACGATACCGGCATTGCCTTAGAACGGGCCATGCAGTGCGAGCAGATCAACCAGCATCGCCGCGAGCTTTGCCAGCGAATCGAGCTAGAGGCCGTGACCTGGTGCGAAGCCCAGCGCCAGGGAGGTCAATTGGACCTGACTCGCGATCGACTGCTGCTGATTATTCAGCCCGACTGGCATCACGGCGTCATCGGCATTGTGGCCTCCCGACTGGTAGAACGCTACGGCGTCCCTGTGTTTATTGGTACCTATGAAGACGAGGCCCACACCGAAATTCGCGGCTCCGCCCGCGGCATTCCCGAGTTCCATGTCTTCGAGGCGTTGCAGAGCTGCGATGACCTGCTAGACAAATATGGGGGCCATAGGGCGGCTGGGGGCTTTTCCTTCCCTAGTAAGCACCTGCGGCAGGTGAAATCACGGCTGGTTAAGTTTGCCAATGGCTGCCTGGCCCCGGAGCATCTCAAACCCCTGGTGACGATTGATGCCCAAGCTCGGCTCTGCGATCTCAGCTTAGATCTGTACGCGCAGATCGATCGGTTGCATCCCTGCGGCATCGAGAATCCAGATCCGGTATTTTGGACCCCGGCAGTGCGCCTGCTAGAACAACGCCCCATTGGCAAAGGCCGCGACCATCTGAAGCTCCGGGTGACCGATGACTCTGGCACAGAACTCAAGGTCTTAGCCTGGCGCTGGGGCGACTATTGTCCACTGCCAGAGCAATTAGACATCGCCTATAAACTCCGAGTGAACGCCTGGAATGGCAGCCGTACCATCGAGTTAGAGTTGCTGGGCGTGCGTCTGCCTACTGTTACAGTTACACCGCCCTCTCCGGAGCCAGCCGCGCCTACTTCCCCCCCCCTCTCTGATCCTCCGTCATCGCCGCCAAACGGGGACATGAATGCCCTGGGCTCCCAGACCATGGCCACCTCTGGAGCCACCAGGGTTGACTTCAGCTACAGCAAACGTCGCTACAGCGTCCACATCAGGACTGATGCCACCGATGGCTCGCGACAGCTGATTATTCACAACCCAGAGGGGCAGATCTTGATCGTGGCATTGCCTCAGCGGCAAGGCTTTCTGGGCATTCCCGGGCAACCCCTACAGCCCATCGACCCGGAAGATGGCCGCTACTGCGACCTAATTCGGACGGCGGCGAAAGCGCTGGAACTCGATCAAAAGACGCGCTGGCTGGCCAAGCAAGATGCCCTACTGGCTGCCAAAGACAGTCAAATTCAGCTCCTGTCTCAGCAGGTGGCCTTACTGACCTCGACTCTGGAGCACCTTCCTGCAGAGCAGCGGGAGACCTTGGCAGCCCTGCAGACTAGCTTAGAGCAGCAAGTTAATGCCGTTCAGGAGCAAGAGGCCCAGATCACCCAGCTGCAAGCCCGCTGGCACCAGACCCAGGTATCCCCTGAGCGGTGACCTAGGCTGACTGGCCGCTGCTATACTCGGCCCCCCCAAACAATAGCTCGATGTAGTTGCGATAGTGGGTCAACTGCTGGTTGATTTGCTGCGGCTCCTGCAATACCCGCATCATGATGAAGCTCCCTTCGACGGTCGAGATGATGGCATCGGCGAGCCCCTCTGGGGTTACCGGTAACCGTGGTGGATGTTGTGCGATCGCAACTGCCGTGGCCAACTACCTGCGCCCGAGGGCCAGGGAAGTGGACTACAAACTGTTTGACATTGGCAACTGGGTCGTGAATGGCCAAGCGCCTGTCCCCAGTTCCTATGCTTAAGCAACAACGCCCCGCAAAAGGTAGACGGGAAATGGGGCGTTTGGAGAACGGAAAAGGGGGGAAGTGAAGAGTGAAGAGTGAAGAGTGAAGAGTGAAGAGTGGATGAGATAGGGTAGGGGCGTGGTTGCCGCGCCCAATGCAGAAAACTGGCACCGCCTTTAGAGACTCGACTCGGCGGGTGATGAATCGGGACTGCCCTCATCTGGTTGGGCCAGTTTTCCCATGACAAATTGCACGAAAGAGGTGGCTACCTCGGCCGATTCGTCATGGGAGGCAAAGACGATGGCCATGCTCTGATCCTCACTCTGCTGATAGCAGAGGATGCGAAAGGCGCCATCATTGAAGTAGCCGGTGCGGTCAATCTCGCCACTGTCTGACTGCACTCCTAATTCGGTGATAAAGCTATCTGCTCGGTCGAGGCACCCTTGGGAGCCCACGTCGAGCCGCAAATCGCCACTGGCAATTTCTGGCCGAGCCAAAGCTGGTGTAGCCGCCAAGCCAAGACCAACAATACTGAGGGAAAGTAGGGGGTGCAGTTTCATCGCGTCTTCGTCAATAAAATCGTTGAATGGCTTAGGGCTACCCATGGGAGGTCCTAAGCTACTGAAGTGCCTAATTGATGCTTGCAGGGTAGCCACATATTGCCGTTCTACTCTAACAGTCTATCGAAGGCTACCGAATGTTCCGAGGCTAGGACCACTTTATCGGCTGGCCGACGCCATCGATCACGATGGGGACTGGGGACGATATGATGGCGATTGCGTCCTAATTGTCATCAGCCGCCATGAAACGCCTGGATTACTTGTCAATCAGCGTTGCCACCTTGATGCTAGTGGGATTTCTGGGGCATGAACCTGCCATCGCTACCTCCCCAGACTCCTGGTCTGACACGGAATTAGAACATCGACTCCCCTCCCTTCCCCAGTGGAGCCGCTATACGATCTTAGCTGCCGGCATGGCTGTGGAGCGAGATGACGATCCTGCCGGAGCAGCGAGGCTAATCGCCCTCCGTTAAGGGTTCCATCACCATGAGTCAATGGACCTCTACCAGCCATGCCCTCGACTATTTAGCCCGGGCCGATCAAATTCCGCACCGCACCGAAGGGGAGGCGGTGGTGCTCGATCATGTCCCCAAACAGGCAGGCTGCATTCTAGATCTGGGCAGCGGTGATGGTCGTCTGCTGGCTTTATTACAGTTGGATCGACCCCAAATGCAGGGGATTGCCCTCGACTTTTCCCCAGCAATGCTGACTGCTGCTCGCCAGCGATTTGCCGGCGATGGTCGAGTGACGGTGATCAGCCACGATTTGAGGCAGCCCCTGCCACCTCTGGGTAGCTTTGACGCTATTGTCTCTAGCTTTGCCATTCATCATCTGGAGCACGATCGCAAGCGCGCCCTCTATGGAGAAATCTTCGATCGCCTAGAGCCCGGCGGTATCTTCTGCAACCTGGAGCATGTGGCTTCCCCTACCGAGGGATTGCATCGCCACTTCATGGCAGCCATTGGCTATCGACCCGAGGACGAAGATCCAGAGAACCGCTTACTGGATATGGAGACCCAACTCAACTGGCTACGGCAGATCGGCTTCGACCATGTGGATTGCTATTGGAAATGGCTGGAGATGGCGTTGATGGTGGGCTACAAGCCTGCCTGAAGAGTAGGCAGTGTCGTCCAGAGAAACACAATCAGGGCCACTAAGCCCAAGAGCCCCTGCAGCAGGTTGCCCACTAGAGTGCCAACGACGATGGCCACCCCCACCTTCAAGGACTGCTGCAGCCGGATCGGCAACCCCAGTTCCCGTCGGTGCAGAAATTCGCCCAAAAAGGCTCCCAGTACAGTGCCGAAGAGAATACCCAGGAGGGGGCCGCCCACCGGCAGGGTCGGCAGTAGGCCCAGAAAGCCTAAAATCATCCCCACGATGGCTCCCAGTTGGGCCCAGTTACTGGCGCCGACTCGCTTGGCGCTGAGGATACCCGCCAAGTAGTCAACGGCAACGCTGAGCAAGAAGGCCACCAGGGCTGTCCCCAAGGCTATCCCTAAGCCAGCGAAGCCCTTGATCACGCCCCAGATCACCACCGCGCCAGGACCAGGGCACCCGGGCATGGCCGGGATAAAAGGCCCCACCCCCCTGCGCCATGACCAGCACCATCCCAATAGAGCCCTAGTTCCCAGAGGCCACCGGTCCACCGGGCGCCATGCTATGCTGAGGCCATGCCAAGAGGATGTGGCCCTGTCGACAGGGAGGTCGTTAGGTGGTCCCAGCTACGACTCAAGGCATCCATCGGGACATCCATAGGGCAAGGAAATAGAGGGACACAGGGAGTATAGCGAAAGGTAGAAGGAAAAAGGCAGAGGGCAGAATCAGGATGCTTGCTAGGCAAAGAATTCACTGATTTGGCATGGCCTAACCTGGCTGACTACAGCTGTCTAGCAACCGCCGCCAAGCTTTGTGGTACTCCCAGATCCAACGAAACGTCTGTCGTGAATCGAGGGCTTAGAAACCATGATGTTCCTGAAGGTAAAGACGGTATCGCTGCCACCCACGACCCTGGTATTGGCCTCCATCGGCTCGATCCAGTTGGGGTCGGCCCTGGCTAAGGGACTGTTTGACCAGATCAGTCCGACAGGGATGGTGGCCCTGCGGGTGGGGCTGGTGGCGGCAGGGTTGTTGCTGCTGTGGCGCCCCTCCCCTGGGTCGCTATGCCCGGGCCAGCTATGGCCTGTTGCTGCCCTTCGGCCTGGTCCTGGCTGCCATGAATCTCTGCTTTTATGGTGCGATCGCACGGATTCCCATTGGAGTAGCCGTCGCCCTACAGTTCACCGGTCCCCTGGGGGTGGCCTTGGTCCATTCCCGACGTCCCTTAGATGGGCTCTGGGTGGGTTGGCGGCGGCAGGCATTGGCCTGCTCATCCCGGTCCAGGGCCTGGCCCTCGATCCGATGGGGATGGGATTAGCCCTACTGGGCGGAGCCTGCTGGGGTACCTACATGCTGCTGTCGGCCAAGGTAGGACGTCTGTTTCCCCAGGGAGAGGGGCTGGCCCTAGCCATGGTCATCGCAGCCATGGCCCTCTTACCTTTGGGAGTCTGGGTCGATGGTCCTCGGTTACTGCAGCCGCTAGTGTTGGTCACGGGCGTGGGGGTAGCCCTACTGTCCTCCGCCGTGCCCTATTCTCTGGAGATGGCGGCCCTGCAACGATTGCCGCTGCAGGTCTTTGGAGTTCTGCTGAGCCTGGAGCCCGCCGTCGCTGCCCTGATCGCCCTGGTAGTCTTGGGAGAGACCCTGGTACCCCGCATGGTCGGGGCCATTGTCCTGATCACCCTGGCCGCCGTGGGATCCTCCCAAGGACCTCCCCTATCGCAGTAATTCCGTGATGGGTGTGAAACACTGGATATAGGGATGCATTTTCCGAACGACCATGAGCCTCTGTATCAACCCTCGCTGTCCCCAGCCCGATCATCCTGACAACGGGCACAATCGCTATTGTCAGGGATGCGGCTCTGAACTGGTACTGCAGGGCGCTATCGGGTGCTGCGGTTGCTCAGCAGTCACAGTGGCTTCGGCATGGTCTACGAAGCCTACGAGCGCAGCACCCCGATGATCCTGAAGGTACTGAAATCAAGCCACAACGATAATCCTAAGGTGCTGGAACTGTTTCAACGGGAAGCAGAAGTACTGAGTCAACTACACCATCCCGGCGTGCCTCGGGTAGCTGCCGACGGCTATTTTGCCTACTGGCCCCAGGGCAGTGACCAGCCGCTGCATTGCATCCTGATGGAAAAGATCGACGGCCCCAACCTGAAGCAGTGGATGGTGCAGCAGGGAAACCATCCTATCAGTGAAACCCAGGCCCGCTACTGGTTAACCCAACTGACCGAGGTCCTGCAACTGATCCATCGGCATCATTGTTTCCACCGCGATATCAAGCCTGACAACATCATGCTGCGGGCCAATGGTCAGGTGGTGTTAGTGGACTTCGGGGCGGCTCGTCAGATGACGGCCACCTACATGGCCCAGTTGGGAGCCACAGGCGGCATCACTACCGTTAGTTCCGCGGGCTACACCCCTCCCGAGCAAGAGCATGGCCAAGCAGTGCCCCAGTCCGATTTCTATGCCCTGGGGCGCACGCTGATCTACCTGCTGACGGCCCAGTCTCCCACCGATCCCACCATCTATGACTCTCGCACCAATACTTTCCATTGGCGGCAGCAGGCTGACCAAGTCTCGCCTGAATTCGCCGACCTGATCGACTGGCTCACGGCCCCGCGAGCGGTGGATCGGCCTCAGACGCCGGAGGCCATCCTGGCTCGCCTGGCGGAGTTGCCCACCAGTGTGTCTCAAGGGCTGGTGTTACCGACGACTACCCTCGATCCTCCCTCGGCAGTTCCCTCTACGCAGATGCAGCGAGACCCTGAAGTACAGGACAGCAGCGCTACGGGGGCAATATCTTGGCGGCGGCGATGGCCATGGGTTGGGATCGGGGCGGCGTCTCTGGTGGGTTTAGGCCTGATCTTGGCCTGGGGGTGGCAACGGTGGCAGCCCCAGGCGACGACGAATTCCCCGAGCCCAGCAACCCCGATCTCTGAGGCCAACAGTGGGCCAGTAGAGCTAGTGGGGCGGTTGCCAGGCCATGTCAGCTCTGTGAATGCTCTGCAGCTGAGTGGTGATGGCCAGACCCTGATCAGTGCCGGAGCAGATGGTACTATTCGCTTTTGGGATCTGACTCGGCGGGGAGAGGCCCAGCGCCTAGAAGGCCACCGCAGCTTCATCAATACCGTGGTGTTCAGTCGCGACGAGACTCGCCTCTTCAGCGGCGGGGCCGATGGTCAGCTCTATGGTTGGGATGTGCTTGCGGGCACGGTGCAATGGCACCGAGAGGCCCATACTAGCCCGGTAAACACCCTGGCCATCAGTCACGATGGTCGCACCCTGGCCAGTGGCAGTGCCGATGGGGAGATTAAGCTCTGGACTGTCGATGGTCAGACCATGATCCGGACCATTCAGGCCCATGACGGGCCGGTCAATACCCTAGAGTTCAGCGCCGACGGCCAATGGCTGGCCAGTGGTGGGGCAGATCGGCTGGTGCGACTGTGGGATCTCGATAGTGGCGACGAGCTCCACACCTTTCGGGGGCACACCAGCTATGTGAACGATCTGGCCATCAGTCCCGACGGTCAGATCCTCTTCAGTGCCAGTGCTGACCGCACGATTCGGCGTTGGCAGCTGATGGATTACACCGAG
This portion of the Halomicronema hongdechloris C2206 genome encodes:
- a CDS encoding 4-Cys prefix domain-containing protein; translated protein: MSLCINPRCPQPDHPDNGHNRYCQGCGSELVLQGAIGCCGCSAVTVASAWSTKPTSAAPR
- a CDS encoding WD40 repeat domain-containing serine/threonine protein kinase — translated: MILKVLKSSHNDNPKVLELFQREAEVLSQLHHPGVPRVAADGYFAYWPQGSDQPLHCILMEKIDGPNLKQWMVQQGNHPISETQARYWLTQLTEVLQLIHRHHCFHRDIKPDNIMLRANGQVVLVDFGAARQMTATYMAQLGATGGITTVSSAGYTPPEQEHGQAVPQSDFYALGRTLIYLLTAQSPTDPTIYDSRTNTFHWRQQADQVSPEFADLIDWLTAPRAVDRPQTPEAILARLAELPTSVSQGLVLPTTTLDPPSAVPSTQMQRDPEVQDSSATGAISWRRRWPWVGIGAASLVGLGLILAWGWQRWQPQATTNSPSPATPISEANSGPVELVGRLPGHVSSVNALQLSGDGQTLISAGADGTIRFWDLTRRGEAQRLEGHRSFINTVVFSRDETRLFSGGADGQLYGWDVLAGTVQWHREAHTSPVNTLAISHDGRTLASGSADGEIKLWTVDGQTMIRTIQAHDGPVNTLEFSADGQWLASGGADRLVRLWDLDSGDELHTFRGHTSYVNDLAISPDGQILFSASADRTIRRWQLMDYTELPPLAGHTSFVNALQVSQDGQILYSGGNDRTVGLWDMVTGQLQAKLTGFDRPIRHMVVHPNGQIVTAKSDDDLINIWMPPVGLAP